From one Flavobacterium kingsejongi genomic stretch:
- the meaB gene encoding methylmalonyl Co-A mutase-associated GTPase MeaB, translating to MTKSASSKSALQEKEGISAPEIVNIASAAQLKKLRSRPISAETLTKGIVSGAIPALSQAITLIESTNPNHLEKANQVITACLPYSNKSVRIGITGVPGVGKSTFIEAFGKYLTGMGKKVAVLAVDPSSTISHGSILGDKTRMEELVKDPNAYIRPSASGETLGGVARKTRETIILCEAAGFDTIIIETVGVGQSETAVHSMVDFFLLLKIAGAGDELQGIKRGIMEMADAIVINKADGDNIKKAQYAKTEFNRALHLFPAKKSGWTPTVTTCSSITHEGITTVWDTISAFLELTAANHYFEEKRAGQNQYWLMETINEQLKQHFYTDTNIMASLESYKKAVQNNEISPFAAASVLLEKYFK from the coding sequence GTGACAAAATCTGCCTCATCCAAATCGGCCTTACAGGAAAAAGAAGGAATTTCAGCTCCTGAAATTGTCAATATTGCCTCTGCAGCGCAACTGAAAAAACTGCGCAGCCGGCCTATTTCCGCCGAAACCTTAACCAAGGGTATCGTAAGCGGTGCAATCCCGGCACTCAGCCAGGCCATTACACTTATAGAAAGTACAAATCCCAACCATCTCGAGAAAGCCAATCAGGTTATTACAGCCTGTCTCCCCTATTCCAATAAATCGGTTCGCATTGGCATCACCGGTGTACCGGGTGTCGGAAAAAGTACCTTTATAGAAGCTTTTGGAAAATACCTGACCGGAATGGGCAAAAAAGTGGCGGTTCTGGCTGTAGATCCGAGCAGTACGATTTCTCATGGCAGTATCCTGGGCGATAAAACCCGTATGGAAGAATTAGTCAAAGATCCGAATGCCTATATCCGACCGTCGGCTTCGGGAGAAACACTCGGAGGTGTGGCCCGAAAAACACGGGAGACCATTATCCTTTGTGAAGCAGCAGGATTTGATACTATTATTATCGAAACGGTGGGTGTCGGCCAAAGCGAAACTGCCGTTCACAGTATGGTTGACTTTTTCCTGCTCCTCAAAATTGCTGGTGCGGGAGATGAATTACAAGGCATCAAACGTGGGATTATGGAGATGGCCGATGCTATTGTGATCAATAAAGCGGATGGTGATAATATTAAAAAGGCACAATATGCCAAAACGGAATTCAACAGGGCACTGCATTTATTTCCTGCCAAAAAATCGGGATGGACACCAACGGTAACCACCTGTAGTTCCATTACCCATGAAGGTATTACTACCGTATGGGATACTATTTCCGCTTTCCTGGAACTCACTGCAGCCAATCACTATTTTGAAGAAAAACGGGCCGGGCAAAATCAATACTGGCTTATGGAAACCATAAACGAGCAACTGAAACAACATTTTTATACCGATACCAATATCATGGCTTCCCTGGAATCCTACAAAAAAGCGGTGCAAAACAATGAAATATCACCATTTGCAGCCGCCAGTGTGTTGTTGGAAAAATACTTTAAATAG